A window of the Apostichopus japonicus isolate 1M-3 chromosome 8, ASM3797524v1, whole genome shotgun sequence genome harbors these coding sequences:
- the LOC139971411 gene encoding uncharacterized protein isoform X1 codes for MGNKNSRKRQTDSCPSNTTGDQLQPSLISRRPCSLSLCTNYEDQKIGNGLCTSCNQQYRAKANYSSTPNETNPNQLQTFTITENDYNVPPPSTQNEYLCSQPDFINYEDKSNVMSFCTQCYENYEKVLGCPSDTSSYHRYDKDRTEAVSSTNMAIQESQRLSRDSYSTGLYRPATTADHLSSYSSSQRPAYDGISASNHRPTCTSYTSTTFTISARPTGTHSSRPTGTPSTRTTVIPSARPTVNPHTRPFDTPPTRPTGTHLTKHTGIPSTRTTVIHSGRPIGTHSTTPTCTPSTRTAANSAYTKAADSSSSLYTSDTLFNYNVKQPTPSASSAGGGHGYSSSGSVTSSDSQHNVMRQLNASMGNQDNGGARPKQYKATNQAKPKPLMDVVVKPKESTASNTSNDTILALPGSKPSEISTKHSSKKDVLQPSLISRRPCSISLCTNYEDQKIGNGLCTSCNQRYRVNANYSCSTPNETNPNQLQTFTITENDYNVPPPSTQNECLCSQPGCINYEDKSNVMSFCTQCYENYEKVLGCPSDTSSYHRYDKDRTEAVSSTNMAIQAPLPPTPFSQMSLIRERNQPNSSKLTSYHDSDDDFEIVTSKVLIPEERGTSIKSGAITLHEREAVSPQKKVTCELERGRNRTFRVSNTLGDLKVTSKPNLTMVSSTSPKNQSFTTSTNQPNASRGTDSTEASLFGHNKGSSTGNKLYQNDSQGVINAIRDSLICPICLDLLENAKTLPCQHVVCKECLEQWMASKGELRCPTCNTRQSEPESGVNGLPSNFMLNNLAAEMKKLDPGEETDLTVVEEEEKVHEEPRSTSVGATLTNEHSTHSYPDDDEWQRTPVANMSFLERLGTRFGYRKGCAIQLRVQLCNAEGHPIRGRSSDIVHFTVCEPMNEEVDVSNVSLNKGTGDIIISFIPQRIGVHMVNAYLAGEAIVGSPMKIVVYSTGQIYLVLKPVGLSRPKGIALLGTEIFITDNFVIKTNWSCEQYKFSGTNSHVGSDLVNPFGITEYAGRLFITDLHSKCVYMHDNNGYLYTFGKGCIKSPTGIAVSKNGMIYVADSSSNTIKAFSSTFTLSRSTDLKCQMGLECFPALLALNKTDDKIIVADNGANLIRIVDLDTGRIKIVKTRVQHAPATPFGVAVDQDDNIFVSLTFDPSRLSQHQVFRNNQTRRTGGAINIYAPSGYYLGTIGDQDLVRPRGICIVNDPSPQLLVVEAGNSQRNPCINIYRI; via the exons ATGGGGAACAAAAATAGCCGTAAAAGACAAACTGATTCTTGTCCTAGTAACACCACTGGAG ACCAGTTGCAGCCTAGCCTTATATCAAGGAGACCGTGTTCACTCAGCCTATGTACGAATTACGAAGATCAAAAAATTGGAAATGGGCTTTGTACCTCATGCAATCAACAATATCGTGCGAAAGCCAATTACAGCAGTACACCTAACGAAACCAACCCAAATCAATTGCAAACATTTACGATCACTGAAA ATGACTACAACGTGCCTCCACCGTCGACACAAAATGAATATCTGTGCTCTCAGCCAGATTTTATCAACTATGAAGACAAATCAAATGTTATGTCGTTTTGCACTCAGTGCTATGAGAATTATGAAAAGGTACTTGGCTGTCCTTCAGACACATCATCGTACCATAGATACGATAAAGACCGCACTGAAGCAGTCTCGTCAACCAATATGGCCATTCAAG AGAGCCAGAGACTCAGCAGAGACTCATACAGCACTGGCCTGTATAGGCCTGCAACAACTGCAGATCATCTCAGCTCGTACAGCAGCTCACAAAGGCCTGCATATGACGGCATCAGTGCTTCTAACCACAGACCCACTTGTACTTCTTACACCAGCACCACCTTTACCATTTCTGCTCGACCCACTGGTACCCATTCGTCTAGACCCACTGGTACCCCTTCTACCAGAACCACTGTTATCCCTTCCGCTAGACCCACTGTTAACCCTCACACAAGACCCTTTGATACCCCTCCCACTAGACCCACTGGTACCCATTTGACTAAACACACTGGTATCCCTTCTACCAGAACCACTGTTATCCATTCTGGTAGACCCATTGGTACTCATTCGACTACACCCACTTGTACACCTTCTACCAGAACCGCTGCCAATTCTGCTTACACCAAAGCTGCTGATTCGTCAAGTTCCTTGTACACCAGCGATACATTGTTCAACTATAATGTGAAACAACCAACTCCAAGTGCAAGTTCTGCAGGTGGTGGACATGGTTATTCAAGCAGTGGGAGTGTTACATCTAGTGATAGCCAACACAATGTAATGCGCCAGCTAAACGCTTCCATGGGCAATCAGGACAATGGAGGTGCACGACCCAAGCAATACAAAG CAACCAACCAAGCCAAGCCAAAGCCCCTCATGGATGTTGTAGTGAAACCAAAGGAGTCCACTGCCAGTAACACATCTAATGACACTATTTTAGCCCTACCAGGTAGTAAACCAAGTGAAATTTCTACAAAGCACTCATCAAAGAAAG ACGTGTTGCAGCCTAGCCTTATTTCAAGGAGACCGTGTTCAATCAGCCTATGTACGAATTACGAAGATCAAAAAATTGGAAATGGGCTTTGTACCTCATGCAATCAACGATACCGTGTGAATGCCAATTACAGCTGCAGTACACCTAACGAAACCAACCCAAATCAATTGCAAACATTTACGATCACTGAAA ATGACTATAACGTGCCTCCACCTTCTACACAAAATGAATGTCTGTGCTCTCAGCCAGGTTGTATCAACTATGAAGACAAATCAAATGTTATGTCGTTTTGCACTCAGTGCTATGAGAATTATGAAAAGGTTCTTGGCTGTCCTTCAGACACATCATCGTACCATAGATACGATAAAGACCGCACTGAAGCAGTCTCGTCAACCAATATGGCCATTCAAG CTCCATTGCCGCCTACACCCTTCTCGCAGATGTCACTGATAAGAGAAAGAAACCAGCCAAATTCAAGCAAGTTAACATCGTATCATGACA GTGATGATGATTTTGAAATTGTTACAAGCAAAGTGTTAATACCAGAAGAAAGAGGAACTAGTATTAAAAGTGGTGCAATCACACTACATGAAAGAGAAGCTGTATCCCCGCAGAAGAAGGTCACGTGTGAATTAGAGAGAGGAAGAAACAGAACCTTTAGAGTTTCGAATACACTGGGCGATCTGAAGGTTACATCAAAGCCAAATTTAACCATGGTTAGTTCAACCAGCCCAAAGAATCAATCCTTTACAACATCTACCAATCAACCAAACGCTTCTAGAGGAACTGATTCAACGGAGGCATCTTTATTCGGTCACAACAAGGGGAGCAGTACTGGTAACAAGCTCTATCAGAATG ATTCGCAAGGGGTGATCAATGCAATAAGGGATAGCTTGATTTGTCCTATTTGTCTTGACTTGCTTGAAAACGCAAAAACGCTTCCATGTCAACATGTGGTCTGCAAAGAATGCCTAGAACAATGGATGGCCAGTAAAGGTGAGTTGAGATGCCCCACCTGTAATACCAGACAATCGGAACCAGAAAGTGGAGTCAATGGTTTACCTTCTAACTTCATGTTGAACAATCTAGCAGCAGAGATGAAGAAACTAGATCCAGGGGAGGAAACTGATTTGACTGTCGTTGAAGAGGAGGAGAAAGTTCACGAGGAACCCCGCTCTACTTCAGTCGGTGCAACTCTTACCAATGAACATAGTACGCATTCATATCCAGATGATGACGAATGGCAGCGGACACCTGTTGCCAATATGTCATTCTTGGAAAGGTTGGGCACGAGATTTGGCTATCGAAAAGGTTGTGCAATACAACTGAGAGTCCAGTTATGTAATGCAGAAGGACATCCCATTCGTGGGAGATCCTCTGATATAGTTCATTTTACTGTTTGTGAACCAATGAATGAGGAAGTTGATGTTTCTAATGTGAGCCTTAATAAAGGAACTGGAGATATCATTATAAGTTTCATCCCGCAAAGAATTGGTGTACATATGGTCAATGCATATCTAGCTGGAGAGGCCATTGTTGGTTCTCCTATGAAAATTGTGGTATATTCAACCGGGCAAATATATTTGGTATTGAAGCCTGTGGGATTAAGTCGTCCAAAAGGAATTGCATTGCTAGGAACCGAGATATTCATCACAGATAACTTCGTTATAAAGACAAACTGGTCTTGCGAACAGTACAAGTTCTCCGGAACAAACTCACATGTCGGGAGTGACCTTGTAAACCCATTTGGCATCACAGAGTACGCTGGGAGATTGTTTATAACAGATTTGCATAGCAAATGCGTATATATGCATGACAACAATGGATACCTGTATACATTTGGTAAAGGATGTATAAAAAGCCCAACAGGAATAGCTGTCAGTAAAAATGGCATGATTTACGTCGCCGATAGTTCATCAAACACCATAAAGGCATTCTCTTCGACCTTCACGCTCTCTCGTAGCACTGACTTGAAATGTCAGATGGGGCTGGAATGCTTTCCGGCATTACTAGCTTTGAATAAAACAGACGATAAAATTATAGTTGCTGATAACGGTGCTAACCTCATCAGAATTGTCGATCTCGATACGGGTAGGatcaaaattgtcaaaacaagGGTACAACATGCCCCTGCCACACCTTTCGGTGTTGCAGTAGATCAAGACGACAACATATTTGTTTCATTGACGTTTGATCCGTCTAGGCTCTCTCAGCACCAAGTGTTTCGAAATAATCAGACGCGTAGAACAGGCGGtgcaattaatatttatgcTCCTAGTGGATATTATCTGGGAACAATTGGTGACCAAGATCTGGTACGACCCCGTGGTATTTGCATTGTCAATGACCCATCACCGCAGCTCTTGGTGGTTGAAGCTGGAAACTCTCAACGGAATCCGTGTATAAACATTTACAGAATTTAA